From the genome of Flavobacterium ovatum, one region includes:
- the odhB gene encoding 2-oxoglutarate dehydrogenase complex dihydrolipoyllysine-residue succinyltransferase, with the protein MILEMKVPSPGESIKEVEIATWLVQDGDYVEKDQAIAEVDSDKATLELPAEASGIITLKAEEGDAVAVGSVVCHIDTAAAKPSGSSEASVVATPVAEAPKAAAAPVVPATPAATYATGTPSPAAKKILEEKNIAPASVSGTGKAGRITKDDAVNAVPSMGTPTGGSRGQERTKLSMLRRKVAERLVAAKNETAMLTTFNEVNMTAINNIRNEYKDTFKAKHGGVGLGYMSFFTKAVTRALQLYPDVNSMMDGDHKIAFDFCDISIAVSGPKGLMVPVVRNAENLSFRGVEAEIKRLAIKARDGQITVDDMTGGTFTITNGGVFGSMLSTPIINPPQSGILGMHNIIERPIAVNGKVEIHPMMYVALSYDHRIIDGKESVGFLVAIKEALENPLELLLENNPKKALEL; encoded by the coding sequence ATGATTTTAGAAATGAAAGTTCCATCACCAGGGGAATCTATAAAAGAAGTTGAAATCGCCACTTGGTTAGTACAAGATGGAGATTATGTTGAAAAAGATCAAGCGATTGCTGAAGTAGATTCAGATAAAGCGACATTAGAATTACCTGCAGAAGCAAGTGGTATCATTACCCTAAAAGCAGAAGAAGGTGATGCGGTAGCAGTAGGTTCAGTTGTTTGTCATATTGATACAGCAGCGGCTAAACCATCTGGTTCTTCGGAAGCTTCTGTAGTAGCAACTCCAGTGGCTGAAGCACCAAAAGCAGCAGCAGCACCAGTAGTACCAGCAACACCGGCAGCGACTTATGCTACAGGAACTCCTTCGCCAGCAGCTAAAAAAATTTTAGAAGAAAAAAATATTGCACCAGCATCTGTTTCAGGAACTGGTAAAGCAGGTAGGATTACTAAAGATGATGCTGTAAATGCAGTGCCGTCAATGGGAACTCCTACAGGTGGTAGTCGTGGTCAAGAGCGTACTAAATTATCAATGTTGCGTCGTAAAGTAGCAGAGCGTTTAGTAGCTGCAAAAAACGAAACAGCGATGTTGACTACTTTTAACGAAGTAAACATGACGGCTATCAACAATATCCGTAACGAATACAAAGATACTTTCAAAGCGAAACATGGTGGTGTCGGTCTTGGATATATGTCTTTCTTTACCAAAGCGGTAACTAGAGCATTGCAATTATATCCAGACGTTAACTCTATGATGGACGGTGATCACAAAATTGCTTTTGATTTCTGTGATATCTCTATCGCGGTTTCAGGACCCAAAGGTTTGATGGTTCCTGTAGTTCGTAATGCTGAGAATTTATCTTTCCGTGGTGTGGAAGCTGAAATCAAAAGATTGGCTATCAAAGCACGTGACGGACAAATTACTGTTGATGACATGACAGGTGGTACATTTACAATCACAAACGGTGGGGTATTTGGAAGTATGTTATCAACTCCAATTATCAACCCTCCTCAGTCGGGAATCTTAGGTATGCACAATATTATTGAGCGTCCTATTGCTGTAAATGGTAAAGTTGAAATTCACCCAATGATGTATGTGGCACTTTCTTATGATCACAGAATTATTGATGGTAAAGAATCTGTTGGTTTTTTAGTGGCTATTAAAGAAGCACTAGAAAACCCATTAGAATTACTATTGGAAAACAATCCTAAAAAAGCATTGGAACTATAA
- a CDS encoding ATP-binding cassette domain-containing protein, producing the protein MFEIKNLTAGYSSETSAIHDINITIPKNEICSIIGSNGAGKTTLLKGIMGLLPSKSGEIIFDGTDITNFDSEAISQLGIGYVPQGRMIFPYLTVEENLLLGCEVRKMNLKKALEIGYDYFPDLKGISKRKGGMLSGGQQQQLAIARMLVIEPKMILLDEPAEGIQPNVVQEIGRILQKVTSELNVSVLLVEQFVGFALDLSHSYYFLQGGEITKNGRITEENKAQIIDSIKL; encoded by the coding sequence ATGTTTGAAATAAAAAACTTGACCGCTGGATATTCTTCAGAAACCTCAGCCATTCACGACATCAATATAACCATTCCCAAGAACGAAATTTGCTCAATTATAGGAAGCAATGGAGCGGGAAAAACCACGCTTCTTAAAGGAATCATGGGACTATTACCCTCTAAGTCTGGAGAAATTATTTTTGACGGCACAGATATTACTAATTTTGATTCGGAAGCCATATCTCAATTAGGCATTGGATACGTTCCACAAGGTAGAATGATTTTCCCGTACTTAACTGTTGAAGAAAATCTTTTATTGGGATGCGAAGTGCGAAAAATGAACTTAAAAAAAGCACTCGAAATCGGATACGATTACTTTCCCGACCTAAAGGGAATTAGTAAACGAAAAGGCGGAATGTTAAGTGGTGGACAACAACAACAATTGGCCATCGCTAGAATGCTTGTCATAGAACCCAAAATGATTTTACTAGACGAACCTGCAGAAGGTATTCAACCCAACGTAGTACAAGAGATTGGAAGAATCCTTCAAAAAGTCACCTCAGAATTGAATGTATCTGTTCTTTTAGTCGAACAATTTGTTGGCTTTGCACTTGATTTATCACACTCCTATTATTTCCTCCAAGGTGGAGAAATCACCAAAAACGGAAGAATTACAGAAGAAAATAAAGCTCAAATTATTGATAGTATTAAACTATAA
- the urtD gene encoding urea ABC transporter ATP-binding protein UrtD: MSRFHQIIPNPIISLRDVEVDFDGYKALNNITIDFPFKGVQFIIGPNGAGKTTILDAICGRVKTSKGTIVYKSEIEIQNKKPESIVHLGISRKFQNPTIFNTQTVFENMKLALITGKNTLWYLFSSKITQEQHDIIDETLEKLNLLEVKHAISGSLSHGQKQWLEIAMSIINKPELLLVDEPIAGMSPNERDKTGELLTQIAQERTVFVVEHDMKFVSNFSTSVLVMHEGRIIDNGTFDKIVNNQEVIEIYLGRQK, translated from the coding sequence ATGAGTAGATTTCATCAAATAATACCAAACCCCATCATTAGTTTAAGAGATGTTGAAGTAGATTTTGATGGGTACAAAGCACTAAACAACATTACTATCGATTTTCCTTTCAAAGGAGTTCAGTTTATCATTGGTCCAAATGGAGCAGGTAAAACCACCATATTGGACGCCATTTGCGGACGAGTAAAAACTTCAAAAGGAACTATTGTTTATAAATCTGAAATAGAAATACAAAATAAGAAACCAGAAAGCATTGTTCACTTAGGAATTAGCCGAAAATTTCAAAACCCTACTATTTTCAATACACAAACCGTTTTTGAAAATATGAAATTGGCCTTAATTACTGGAAAAAACACACTGTGGTACCTTTTTAGCTCAAAAATCACCCAAGAACAACACGACATTATAGACGAGACTTTAGAAAAGTTGAACTTGCTAGAAGTCAAACACGCCATTAGCGGTTCCTTATCACACGGTCAAAAGCAGTGGTTGGAAATAGCCATGTCCATTATCAACAAACCTGAATTATTATTGGTAGATGAACCTATCGCAGGAATGTCTCCCAACGAAAGAGATAAAACTGGTGAACTTCTAACTCAAATTGCACAGGAAAGAACTGTTTTCGTAGTTGAACACGATATGAAGTTCGTTAGCAATTTTTCTACTTCGGTATTAGTAATGCACGAAGGACGAATCATTGACAACGGTACTTTTGACAAAATAGTCAACAATCAAGAAGTCATCGAAATTTATTTGGGACGACAAAAGTAA
- the urtC gene encoding urea ABC transporter permease subunit UrtC produces MSEFRLSLLSKFLVFSIVAISVNLLWGYTGILSLGHGVYFALGGYAMAMYMKLQSQPLPDFMEWSGIEVLPWFWAPFKYFPSTLVMIVILPVALALLVGIPLFKSGTKGVYFTIISQAITLIMSILFVGSQGFTGGSNGITGFDGLFGFTLHDPMLIKILYLLVVAILIGIYFVSKFMLNSHGGTIIQAIRDRETRLRFLGYKTDSFKIITLATSAAICGIAGALFVPIVGIISPSIMSILMSTEFVIWVAIGGRATLLGPIVGAILINYAKTSFSESMPEYWWYFYGFLFIAATIIVPKGIVGTLLEKKWFNNTLNKLKNE; encoded by the coding sequence ATGTCTGAATTTAGACTTTCCTTATTGAGTAAATTTCTAGTTTTCTCCATTGTGGCTATTTCTGTAAATTTATTATGGGGATACACAGGAATTCTAAGTCTTGGTCACGGAGTTTACTTTGCACTTGGTGGCTACGCCATGGCGATGTATATGAAACTACAATCGCAACCTTTACCCGATTTCATGGAATGGTCAGGAATTGAAGTTTTACCTTGGTTTTGGGCTCCTTTTAAATATTTCCCATCCACATTGGTGATGATTGTTATCCTACCAGTCGCCTTAGCATTGCTTGTCGGGATTCCGCTTTTCAAATCTGGTACAAAAGGAGTTTATTTCACAATTATAAGTCAAGCAATAACGCTTATTATGTCTATTCTTTTTGTAGGTTCACAGGGATTTACCGGAGGATCAAATGGAATTACTGGTTTTGATGGTTTATTCGGATTTACACTACACGACCCAATGCTAATCAAAATACTTTATTTATTAGTTGTTGCGATATTGATCGGAATCTACTTTGTTAGTAAATTCATGCTTAACTCACACGGCGGAACTATTATCCAAGCCATTAGAGACCGCGAAACAAGATTGCGTTTCCTAGGATACAAAACCGATTCGTTCAAGATAATTACATTAGCAACTTCTGCTGCGATTTGCGGAATTGCTGGAGCCTTATTTGTGCCAATTGTTGGAATTATTTCTCCTTCGATTATGAGTATTTTAATGTCGACCGAATTTGTGATCTGGGTCGCTATTGGAGGAAGAGCAACACTTTTGGGCCCTATTGTAGGAGCGATATTAATCAATTATGCTAAAACAAGTTTTTCTGAATCTATGCCAGAATACTGGTGGTACTTTTATGGATTCTTATTCATAGCAGCAACCATCATTGTTCCAAAAGGAATTGTTGGTACATTATTGGAAAAAAAATGGTTTAACAACACCCTTAACAAACTTAAAAATGAGTAG
- the urtB gene encoding urea ABC transporter permease subunit UrtB — protein sequence MDFIPFIFNGLSISSILLLTAIGLSIVFGMMGVINFAHGEFIMIGCYSSYIVSLALGSEGSWLSLFFAFIISFVLSFGIGFLVEKFIIKRLYARPLDSILATWGVSLILQQLARNIFGSNNVDAPMPKILNEGWKINDAITLPYNRILIIFISISICLFVYYFMYKTPKGRILQSVMQNRSMASCIGINTKKADSFTFSFGCGLAGIAGICISMLGSIGPSTGQNYIIDTFLVVILGGIGGLRGSILGALLIGMCNPFIEYYTTSSMAKVIILVMVLVTLQYKPQGLSPMKDRTID from the coding sequence ATGGACTTTATACCATTTATATTCAACGGACTAAGTATTAGCTCCATTTTACTACTAACCGCAATAGGACTAAGTATTGTTTTTGGAATGATGGGTGTAATTAATTTTGCCCATGGGGAATTCATCATGATTGGTTGCTATAGCAGCTACATTGTAAGCCTTGCATTAGGAAGCGAAGGATCTTGGTTATCTTTATTTTTTGCCTTTATCATTTCATTTGTACTCTCATTTGGAATTGGCTTTCTGGTCGAAAAATTTATTATTAAACGATTATATGCTCGACCCCTAGACAGTATTTTGGCAACCTGGGGTGTGAGTTTGATTCTACAACAATTAGCACGAAACATTTTTGGTTCTAATAACGTAGATGCACCAATGCCAAAGATATTAAACGAAGGATGGAAAATAAACGATGCAATCACCCTTCCCTACAATCGAATATTAATTATTTTCATCTCTATATCCATTTGTCTTTTTGTTTATTATTTCATGTATAAAACTCCTAAAGGAAGAATTCTACAATCGGTAATGCAAAATCGCTCTATGGCATCATGTATTGGTATCAATACAAAAAAAGCAGATTCATTTACCTTTTCTTTTGGATGTGGACTTGCAGGAATCGCTGGTATTTGCATCTCCATGTTGGGATCAATTGGACCATCAACAGGTCAAAACTACATAATTGACACCTTCTTGGTAGTAATTTTAGGTGGAATTGGAGGCTTACGAGGATCTATTCTAGGTGCCTTATTAATCGGAATGTGTAATCCATTTATCGAATATTACACTACCTCTAGTATGGCGAAAGTTATCATATTGGTAATGGTATTGGTCACTTTACAATACAAACCACAAGGATTATCTCCAATGAAAGATAGAACTATTGATTAA
- the urtA gene encoding urea ABC transporter substrate-binding protein: protein MKKLILGFAALVLITSCKNKEGAASNPDAVKVGVLHSLSGTMAISETDCKNATLLAIEEINAAGGVLGKQIEAVTEDGASDWPTFTEKATKLIDQDEVKAVFGCWTSSSRKAVLPVFESKNNLLFYPVQYEGMEASKNVIYTGAAPNQQILPAVDYMIKEGKKKFFLVGSDYVFPRTANKIIKAKLELAGFQIVGEEYAPLGHTDFTSIVQKIKSSGADAVLNTINGDSNIGFFKQMKSNGLVAPAVTCMSFSIAEVELKGIGLDIMEGQLTAWNYFMSMPGAANEKFIKAYQAKYGADKVTDDPIEAAYFGVYLWAAAVEKAKSFEPMEVQKAIGGISFDAPEGKVSIDPVTNHTIKNFMIGKANSKGQFDIVYQSEGMIKADPFPSIATDKKVIAPGVIK, encoded by the coding sequence ATGAAAAAATTAATTTTAGGATTTGCAGCATTAGTACTGATAACATCATGTAAAAACAAAGAAGGAGCAGCATCAAACCCAGACGCTGTAAAAGTTGGAGTATTACACTCTTTATCTGGAACAATGGCTATTTCGGAAACAGATTGTAAAAACGCAACCTTATTAGCAATTGAAGAAATAAACGCAGCAGGTGGGGTTTTAGGAAAACAAATTGAAGCTGTAACAGAAGATGGTGCATCAGACTGGCCAACTTTTACTGAAAAAGCGACAAAATTAATAGATCAAGATGAAGTAAAAGCAGTTTTTGGATGTTGGACCTCTTCTAGTAGAAAAGCAGTACTTCCGGTTTTCGAATCAAAAAACAACTTATTGTTTTACCCAGTACAATATGAAGGAATGGAAGCTTCGAAAAATGTAATTTATACTGGAGCAGCTCCCAACCAACAAATACTTCCAGCAGTTGACTATATGATTAAGGAAGGAAAAAAGAAATTTTTCTTAGTTGGATCTGATTATGTATTCCCAAGAACAGCAAACAAAATTATCAAGGCTAAGTTAGAATTAGCAGGATTTCAAATTGTTGGTGAAGAATATGCTCCTTTAGGACACACAGACTTTACTTCAATAGTTCAAAAAATAAAAAGTTCTGGTGCTGATGCAGTATTAAACACTATTAATGGTGATAGTAATATTGGTTTCTTCAAACAAATGAAATCTAATGGACTTGTTGCTCCAGCTGTAACTTGTATGTCATTCTCTATTGCTGAGGTAGAATTGAAAGGTATTGGACTAGACATTATGGAAGGACAACTAACTGCTTGGAACTACTTTATGAGTATGCCAGGTGCAGCTAACGAAAAATTCATCAAAGCATACCAAGCGAAATACGGAGCTGACAAAGTTACTGATGACCCAATTGAAGCAGCTTATTTTGGAGTGTACTTATGGGCAGCAGCAGTAGAAAAAGCAAAATCATTTGAACCAATGGAAGTACAAAAAGCTATTGGAGGAATAAGTTTTGACGCTCCCGAAGGAAAAGTATCTATTGACCCTGTTACAAACCATACGATTAAAAATTTCATGATTGGAAAAGCAAATAGCAAAGGTCAATTTGATATCGTTTATCAATCTGAAGGAATGATCAAAGCTGATCCTTTCCCAAGTATCGCTACTGATAAAAAAGTGATTGCTCCAGGAGTAATCAAATAA
- the ureA gene encoding urease subunit gamma translates to MHLNPKEIEKLLLYTAGEVALKRKNRGLKLNYPEAIALISADLLEAVRDGKTVAELMQYGTTILTREDVMEGIPEMIHDIQIEATFPDGTKLVTVHNPIK, encoded by the coding sequence ATGCACCTGAATCCGAAAGAAATCGAAAAATTACTTCTCTATACTGCTGGAGAAGTTGCTCTTAAAAGAAAAAATAGAGGTTTGAAATTGAATTATCCCGAAGCTATAGCATTAATAAGTGCAGACTTATTAGAAGCTGTTCGTGACGGAAAGACTGTCGCCGAGCTCATGCAGTACGGAACAACTATCCTAACTAGGGAAGATGTGATGGAAGGAATTCCAGAAATGATACATGATATACAAATAGAAGCCACTTTTCCTGATGGAACCAAATTAGTAACCGTACATAATCCTATCAAATGA
- a CDS encoding urease subunit beta, whose amino-acid sequence MIPGEYILRTEPIEINVNKRTISIEVINKGDRPVQIGSHYHFFEVNKQMSFDRMPTLGMRLNIAAGTAVRFEPGEEKEVELVEMSGDKTVYGFNNLVDTTITDANRDSIEQKLKEFLK is encoded by the coding sequence ATGATACCAGGTGAATACATACTTAGAACAGAACCAATAGAAATTAATGTCAACAAAAGAACTATTTCTATTGAAGTGATTAATAAAGGTGATCGTCCTGTGCAAATAGGTTCGCATTATCATTTTTTTGAAGTAAACAAACAAATGAGTTTTGATCGAATGCCAACCTTAGGAATGCGATTGAATATTGCAGCAGGAACGGCAGTGCGATTTGAACCAGGTGAAGAAAAAGAAGTAGAACTAGTAGAAATGAGTGGTGATAAAACCGTTTATGGTTTTAATAATTTAGTAGATACAACCATCACAGATGCTAATCGTGACAGTATTGAGCAAAAACTAAAAGAATTTCTAAAATAA
- the ureC gene encoding urease subunit alpha: MEINRIKYANMFGPTVGDKVRLADTELFIEIEKDFAVYGEESKFGGGKTIRDGMAQSARAMRHEGVLDFVITNCIVIDHWGIVKGDIGIKDGKIVGVGRAGNPDTMDEISDNMIIGASTEVHSGAGMIVTAGGIDTHIHFICPQQIDHALYSGVTTMIGGGTGPADGTNATTVTPGAWNIQKMLESAEAFPMNLGFFGKGNCSTTAPLVEQIEAGALGLKIHEDWGATPATIDASLKIADEYDIQVAIHTDTLNESGFLEDTINAIDGRVIHTFHTEGAGGGHAPDIIKSAMYPNVLPSSTNPTRPYTINTIDEHLDMLMVCHHLDKSVPEDVAFADSRIRPETIAAEDILHDMGVFSMMSSDSQAMGRVSEVIIRTWQTAHKNKIQRGFLEEDEANQNDNFRVKRYIAKYTINPAISHGISKHVGSIEAGKLADLVIWKPAMFGVKPELIIKGGMIIAGRMGDPNASIPTPQPVIYRPMFGAYGKALHKTCVTFVSKISIENKTIEKYQLNKMILPVENCRNIGKKDLIHNDKTPNIEVNPENYKVSVDGVHITCEPLSELPMAQRYFLF, from the coding sequence ATGGAAATTAATAGAATAAAATATGCCAACATGTTTGGCCCAACAGTTGGAGATAAAGTAAGATTGGCCGATACTGAATTGTTTATCGAAATCGAAAAGGATTTTGCTGTTTATGGCGAAGAATCCAAATTTGGTGGAGGAAAAACTATTCGTGACGGTATGGCACAATCTGCACGCGCAATGCGTCATGAAGGGGTATTGGATTTTGTAATCACCAATTGTATCGTTATCGATCATTGGGGAATTGTAAAAGGAGATATCGGAATCAAAGACGGGAAAATTGTAGGTGTAGGTAGAGCTGGAAACCCAGACACTATGGATGAAATTTCCGATAACATGATTATTGGTGCTTCTACCGAAGTGCATTCGGGAGCCGGAATGATTGTTACCGCGGGAGGAATTGATACGCATATTCATTTTATCTGTCCACAGCAAATCGATCACGCTTTATATAGTGGTGTCACGACCATGATTGGTGGTGGTACTGGTCCTGCTGACGGAACCAACGCTACAACGGTAACTCCTGGAGCTTGGAATATTCAAAAAATGCTTGAAAGTGCCGAAGCTTTTCCAATGAATTTAGGTTTTTTTGGAAAAGGGAATTGTTCCACAACGGCTCCTTTGGTAGAACAAATCGAAGCAGGAGCTTTGGGATTAAAAATCCACGAAGATTGGGGAGCAACACCTGCAACGATTGATGCTTCGTTGAAAATTGCTGACGAATATGATATTCAAGTCGCAATACATACGGATACACTTAATGAAAGCGGATTTCTAGAAGATACAATCAATGCCATCGACGGAAGAGTAATTCATACTTTCCATACCGAAGGTGCTGGTGGAGGTCATGCGCCCGATATTATAAAATCGGCCATGTACCCAAATGTTTTGCCTTCGAGCACCAACCCAACAAGACCTTATACTATTAATACTATTGATGAGCATTTGGATATGCTTATGGTGTGTCATCACTTGGACAAATCGGTGCCTGAAGATGTGGCTTTTGCCGATTCTAGAATTCGGCCAGAAACCATTGCTGCCGAAGATATTTTGCACGATATGGGAGTCTTTAGTATGATGAGTAGTGATTCTCAAGCTATGGGTAGAGTAAGTGAAGTAATCATCAGGACTTGGCAAACAGCTCATAAAAATAAAATTCAACGTGGATTTCTGGAGGAAGACGAAGCTAATCAAAACGATAACTTTAGAGTGAAACGTTATATCGCTAAATATACCATCAACCCTGCAATTTCACACGGAATTTCAAAACATGTAGGTTCTATCGAAGCTGGAAAACTGGCTGATTTAGTGATTTGGAAACCCGCTATGTTTGGGGTGAAACCAGAATTAATCATCAAAGGCGGAATGATCATCGCAGGAAGAATGGGAGATCCAAATGCTTCTATTCCAACTCCGCAACCCGTAATTTATCGCCCGATGTTCGGAGCTTATGGAAAAGCGTTGCACAAAACCTGTGTGACTTTTGTTTCGAAAATTTCGATCGAAAATAAAACTATTGAAAAGTACCAATTAAACAAAATGATTTTGCCTGTTGAAAACTGCAGAAATATTGGTAAAAAAGATTTAATACACAACGACAAAACGCCAAATATCGAAGTCAATCCTGAGAATTACAAAGTAAGTGTAGATGGAGTACATATTACTTGTGAACCTTTGTCAGAACTTCCTATGGCACAACGTTATTTTTTATTTTAG
- a CDS encoding urease accessory protein UreE: MIITEKIKPEDTCPKERISVAVDIEWFESNKRIQHKRARDSKEFRLKFLNENPNLKHGDILFQDENHNYTINILPCDCLVIVPKNNFETASICYEIGNKHLPLFYDNDALLVPFEKPLFRQLLAMGFEIRQEERALLTPLKTSVAPHVESDSLFSKIMNLTQK, from the coding sequence ATGATTATTACAGAAAAAATTAAACCAGAAGATACTTGTCCCAAAGAGAGAATTTCTGTTGCGGTAGATATTGAATGGTTCGAATCGAATAAAAGAATCCAGCACAAACGCGCCAGAGATAGTAAGGAGTTTCGACTAAAGTTTCTAAATGAAAATCCGAATTTAAAGCACGGAGATATTCTATTTCAAGATGAAAACCATAATTATACAATTAATATCCTTCCTTGTGATTGCTTGGTAATTGTGCCTAAAAACAATTTTGAAACCGCATCTATTTGTTATGAAATTGGTAACAAACATTTGCCTTTGTTTTATGACAATGATGCGCTTTTGGTTCCTTTTGAAAAACCATTGTTCCGACAATTACTAGCCATGGGATTCGAAATTCGTCAAGAAGAAAGAGCCTTGCTGACTCCGCTCAAAACCTCTGTCGCTCCTCATGTAGAAAGTGATAGTTTGTTTTCTAAAATTATGAATCTAACTCAAAAATAA
- a CDS encoding urease accessory protein UreF: protein MTNSLLNLLHLSDPTLPIGGFSHSYGLETYTQKEIVKSTDEVEMFLNEMLHHSVLYNEASFISLVYDACENGGWQQIIEMDALCNASKLPKEIRTASQKLGVRLQKIFNPLIQTDFTQKVALAIKNKELHGHYCILYAIYAFELKIEKKEALEGFFYNVTIGYITNAVKLIPLSQDSGQLLLFKLLPSLAKLAQKAMQPDMDLLGCSSAAFDIRAMEHENLYSRLYMS from the coding sequence ATGACCAATTCATTATTGAATTTACTGCACCTTTCAGATCCTACTTTGCCTATTGGAGGTTTTTCACATTCGTATGGGTTAGAGACTTATACTCAAAAAGAGATTGTAAAATCAACGGATGAGGTAGAGATGTTCCTAAACGAAATGCTACATCATAGTGTGTTGTACAACGAAGCTTCGTTTATCAGTTTGGTTTATGATGCCTGCGAAAACGGTGGTTGGCAACAAATAATCGAAATGGATGCGCTGTGCAATGCTTCCAAATTACCAAAAGAAATAAGAACGGCCAGCCAAAAATTGGGGGTTCGTTTGCAAAAAATATTCAACCCTTTAATTCAAACCGATTTTACCCAAAAGGTTGCTTTAGCCATAAAAAACAAAGAGCTTCATGGTCATTACTGTATTTTGTATGCCATCTATGCTTTCGAACTAAAAATTGAAAAGAAAGAAGCACTCGAAGGTTTTTTCTATAATGTTACCATCGGATACATTACCAATGCAGTTAAACTGATTCCGCTAAGTCAAGATTCTGGACAATTGCTATTGTTTAAATTGTTGCCTAGTTTGGCAAAATTGGCACAAAAAGCAATGCAGCCCGATATGGATTTATTGGGTTGCAGTTCGGCGGCTTTTGACATTAGAGCGATGGAACACGAAAATTTATATTCTAGATTATACATGTCTTAA